A region of the bacterium BMS3Abin11 genome:
AACCGATGATGTAGTGTATACCGGCACACATGACAATAATACAACGATCGGCTGGCTACTTGATGATCACAATTATAACAGAGCGTATTTCAATGGCTACACCGGATTGAAGAATAAATCAGAAAATCAGGGTCTCTGGGCAATGATAAGGCTTGCCATGTCATCTGTTTCTTTCTTATGCATTCTACCCATGCAGGACCTGCTGATGCTTGACTCATCAGCACGCATGAATGTTCCTGGTACAACTGAGGGGAACTGGAACTGGCGCTTTGAATGGTCTCAGCTTCGACCAATGAGTAAAAAAAACATATCTAAATTTATGGTATTGTATCAAAGGTAACGCATGTCTAAATCTCTTCCGCTATCTACTTCAGAAACACCTGTCATGAAAAAATTACCTACTGACAGCGAAACATTAGCTAAAGACTTTGAAAGGTATTTGACCCACCACATGGGCCGCTTTGTCGGTTGTGTGCCGTATTACCTGTATGAAGCACTGTCCCTGACAATCCGTGATCACATAATGACTGGATGGAGGAACACATGGCGATTGCATGAGAAAAGAGGTGTCAGAAAGGCCTATTATATATCACTGGAATTTCTTATCGGGCGATCACTTGGCAATCATATTCTTAACCTTGGCATTGACAGTCAATCAAAAACCGCCATGAATCAGTATGCACTGGATCTTGAGGAGATACTAAGCGAGGAACACGATGCAGGCCTTGGTAATGGTGGGCTGGGTCGCCTGGCTGCCTGTTTTATGGATAGTTGTGCAACACTGAAACTCCCGGTCGTCGGGTATGGAATTCGATATGAATATGGCATGTTTCGCCAGGAAATCGAAAATGGATACCAGGTTGAGGAGCCTGACCACTGGTTAAAGAATGGTAACCCCTGGGAACTTGAACGTCCCGAGTACACCCAGGTAATAAAGTTCGGTGGACATGTTGAAACGTTTACCGACCAGTATGGCAACAAGCGGCATCTTCTGTTTGATGCGTCTGATGTCCTGGCAATTCCGTATGATGTGCCAATTTCTGGCTACCAAAACGACTGCGTCAATACCTTACGCTTATGGAGTGCCAGCACAACCGATGTCTTTAACCTGGATGATTTCAATGCAGGTAGTTACCCAGAAGCGGTAGAAGCGATCAATGAAGCTGAGCATATCACTATGGTGCTCTATCCAAATGACAGCAGTGAGAATGGTAAGGCACTAAGGCTTAAGCAGCAATATTTCCTTGCTTCGGCTAGCCTTCAGGATGTGATACGCATGTGGTCAATCAACGAAGGCGACAACTTTACACATTTTGCCAGACAAAATGTTTTTCAGTTGAACGACACACATCCAGCAATTGCTGTGGCTGAACTAATGCGATTACTAATAGATGAAAAAAATATTCCCTGGGATGAAGCCTGGGACATCACCCAAAAGACAATGGCATACACCAACCATACATTGTTGCCTGAAGCTCTTGAGAAATGGCCAGTACCACTTTTCGAGAAACTTCTACCTCGCATACTCCAGATAATTTACGAAATAAATGCCCGCTTCTTAAAAATGGTAGCCAGACAATGGCCAGGTGACACAGATCGGCA
Encoded here:
- the malP_2 gene encoding maltodextrin phosphorylase, translated to MSKSLPLSTSETPVMKKLPTDSETLAKDFERYLTHHMGRFVGCVPYYLYEALSLTIRDHIMTGWRNTWRLHEKRGVRKAYYISLEFLIGRSLGNHILNLGIDSQSKTAMNQYALDLEEILSEEHDAGLGNGGLGRLAACFMDSCATLKLPVVGYGIRYEYGMFRQEIENGYQVEEPDHWLKNGNPWELERPEYTQVIKFGGHVETFTDQYGNKRHLLFDASDVLAIPYDVPISGYQNDCVNTLRLWSASTTDVFNLDDFNAGSYPEAVEAINEAEHITMVLYPNDSSENGKALRLKQQYFLASASLQDVIRMWSINEGDNFTHFARQNVFQLNDTHPAIAVAELMRLLIDEKNIPWDEAWDITQKTMAYTNHTLLPEALEKWPVPLFEKLLPRILQIIYEINARFLKMVARQWPGDTDRQRRMSIIEEGDTNYVRMAYLAIVGSFSVNGVAALHTRLLTEGLFRDFYQLLPDRFNNKTNGVTPRRWVAHCNPLMSSLITEKIGSDWIRHFEKVNKLKKFVGDSDFSERWFNVKKANKQRLAQLVKEKCHIDFNIDSLFDVQVKRIHEYKRQLLNVLHVIHLYDRIKRGDTKNWTNRCVLIGGKAAPGYQLAKSIIKLINNVADVINTDPQAGDKLKLAFIPNYNVSCMEIICPGTDLSEQISTAGKEASGTGNMKFMMNGAITIGTYDGANIEILEAVGKKNFFLFGLRVDEVEQQRKNYQPERIIAEDDDLKRVMHLLNCGHFNSFEFGILDKIITSLMNPHDPWLTLADFRSYIEAQEQVSRAYRNRANWIKMSINNTASSGYFSTDRTMMEYNDDIWKLNL